In Halobacillus amylolyticus, the following proteins share a genomic window:
- a CDS encoding 3-hydroxyacyl-CoA dehydrogenase/enoyl-CoA hydratase family protein: MTRKIERAAVLGSGVMGAGIAAHLANMGIPTLMLDVVPRELNEAEKKKGLSLEDRAVRNRIVSTNKAALKKQKPSPLTSKASLDLIEVGNMTDDMEKLQEVDWVIEVVVENLDIKKKVFAGVDRYRKPGSIISSNTSGISIEAMAADCSEDFQKHFLGTHFFNPPRYLKLLEVIPTKNTDPDVLAFMKTFGEDVLGKGVVEAKDTPNFIANRIGTYGLLVTVQEMLKGKYSVGEVDSVTGPLIGRPKSATFRTLDVVGLDTFIHVANNVHDQVEGKEKQMFEVPDFMKSMLEKGRLGAKSGQGFFLKKRGAEGSEILQLNTETLDYEPRQKLKTQATEIAKQEKGAKRKLKAIVSAKGDRAGDLIWSIMKPVLVYSAELYGEIADDVPSIDEAMRWGFGWEMGPFEIWDAIGVKESVERMKSEGETMPSWIEEMVSEGHEHFYKQKNGNVYYYDRGSYEQKHSNPKSINLKRLKETKEVVKKNSGSSLVDLGDGVLGLEFHSQSNAIGLDIIKMINYAIDEVDRNYQGLVIGNQGKNFCVGANLGMMLMEAQDFNFFEIEMVVKQFQDAMMKIKYSDKPVVSAPFGMTLGGGAEVCLPASAIQASSETYMGLVEPGVGLIPGGGGNKELYIKHLRNIPQGLDVDLQEIANSVFEKIAMAHVSTSGEEAKENGFLDQQDAISTNGDHLLYDAKQKVLGLAKSGYKKPKRTKVPVVGEQGYATMLLGAKSLVLSGYASEHDLKIAEKLAYVLAGGRVKEGTLVDEQYLLDLEKEAFLSLIGEAKTQARMQHMLVKGKPLRN, from the coding sequence ATGACTCGAAAAATCGAGCGCGCAGCTGTTTTAGGTTCAGGTGTAATGGGAGCCGGAATTGCTGCCCATCTGGCTAATATGGGGATTCCAACATTAATGTTGGATGTTGTACCTCGTGAGCTAAATGAAGCTGAAAAAAAGAAGGGGTTGTCACTAGAAGATCGTGCTGTCCGTAATCGTATTGTCTCAACTAATAAAGCAGCATTGAAGAAACAGAAGCCATCACCACTAACCAGCAAAGCAAGCTTGGACCTAATTGAAGTCGGTAATATGACGGATGATATGGAAAAACTTCAAGAGGTTGATTGGGTGATCGAGGTTGTTGTAGAAAACCTTGACATTAAGAAAAAGGTTTTTGCAGGCGTGGATCGTTATCGCAAACCAGGAAGTATTATCAGTTCAAATACATCCGGGATATCCATAGAAGCGATGGCAGCAGATTGTAGCGAAGATTTTCAAAAACATTTTCTTGGTACACATTTTTTCAACCCGCCTCGTTATTTAAAGTTACTGGAAGTTATCCCTACGAAAAACACCGACCCTGATGTATTAGCTTTTATGAAGACATTTGGTGAAGATGTCCTTGGTAAGGGAGTTGTGGAAGCAAAGGATACCCCTAACTTTATTGCTAATCGAATCGGAACGTATGGCTTACTCGTGACTGTACAAGAAATGCTTAAAGGCAAGTATAGTGTCGGTGAAGTTGATTCTGTCACAGGTCCTTTAATCGGGAGACCTAAAAGTGCAACGTTTAGGACCCTTGATGTCGTAGGACTAGATACATTTATTCATGTGGCAAACAATGTTCATGACCAGGTCGAAGGAAAAGAAAAACAAATGTTCGAAGTTCCTGATTTTATGAAATCCATGCTTGAAAAGGGCAGGCTGGGCGCAAAAAGCGGGCAAGGATTTTTCCTTAAGAAGCGAGGGGCAGAAGGAAGTGAAATTCTCCAGTTAAACACTGAAACACTTGATTATGAACCAAGACAGAAACTTAAAACGCAAGCTACAGAAATTGCTAAGCAGGAAAAAGGAGCAAAGCGAAAATTAAAAGCGATTGTATCTGCTAAAGGTGACCGTGCTGGGGACCTCATATGGTCAATCATGAAGCCTGTTCTTGTGTATTCAGCTGAATTATATGGAGAGATAGCTGACGATGTTCCTTCTATTGATGAAGCGATGCGCTGGGGTTTCGGCTGGGAAATGGGTCCTTTTGAAATATGGGATGCAATTGGAGTCAAAGAATCTGTTGAGCGGATGAAGTCCGAGGGAGAAACAATGCCTTCATGGATTGAAGAAATGGTTAGTGAAGGGCATGAACATTTTTATAAACAAAAAAATGGAAACGTTTACTATTATGACCGAGGTTCTTACGAACAAAAACATTCTAACCCGAAAAGCATAAACCTGAAACGATTAAAGGAGACGAAAGAAGTTGTCAAGAAAAATTCTGGATCAAGCTTGGTTGATCTTGGTGATGGAGTGCTTGGGTTGGAATTTCACTCCCAAAGTAACGCCATTGGGCTTGATATTATTAAGATGATTAATTATGCCATTGATGAAGTGGATCGTAACTATCAGGGGCTGGTAATCGGGAATCAAGGCAAAAACTTCTGTGTTGGCGCGAATCTTGGAATGATGCTAATGGAAGCACAGGATTTCAACTTCTTTGAAATTGAAATGGTTGTGAAGCAATTCCAGGATGCCATGATGAAGATAAAATATTCAGATAAGCCAGTTGTCTCTGCTCCATTCGGCATGACATTAGGTGGAGGTGCAGAAGTTTGCTTGCCTGCTTCGGCGATTCAGGCTTCCAGTGAAACATATATGGGGTTAGTGGAACCAGGAGTAGGCCTCATTCCTGGCGGAGGCGGAAATAAAGAACTCTATATAAAACACCTGCGCAATATTCCACAGGGATTGGATGTTGATTTACAGGAGATAGCTAACAGCGTTTTTGAAAAAATCGCAATGGCTCACGTATCAACATCGGGAGAGGAAGCGAAAGAGAATGGTTTCTTGGATCAGCAGGATGCCATCAGTACCAATGGGGATCATTTACTATACGATGCGAAACAAAAGGTACTTGGGCTAGCTAAATCCGGTTATAAGAAGCCTAAGCGAACAAAGGTACCTGTTGTAGGAGAACAGGGTTATGCAACGATGCTGCTTGGTGCGAAATCTTTAGTGCTAAGCGGATATGCCAGCGAACACGATCTTAAGATAGCTGAAAAGCTTGCTTACGTATTAGCAGGTGGACGCGTAAAAGAAGGAACCCTCGTTGATGAACAATACTTACTTGATTTAGAAAAAGAAGCATTTTTAAGTTTAATTGGTGAAGCCAAGACCCAAGCGAGGATGCAACACATGTTAGTGAAAGGTAAACCACTTCGCAATTAA
- a CDS encoding acetyl-CoA C-acetyltransferase, which yields MKDAVIVAGARTPVGRAKKGTLAHTRPDDLAALTIRETLNRAGNYDGPIDDLIIGCAMPEAEQGMNMARNIAGLAGLPHQVPAVTINRYCSSGLQSIAYAAEKIMLGHSETALAGGAESMSLIPMGGHVIKPNIQLVEQAPEYYMSMGHTAEEVANRFHISREDQDAFAVQSHERAAKALKEGKFEDEIVPVEVRNRVLGADNKLAEHTTTFSMDEGVREGTTAEVLAKLKPAFSVTGSVTAGNSSQMSDGAASVLVMDREKAQAEGLTPLVKFRSFAVAGVEPEIMGVGPIEAVPKALKLAGLELSDIGLFELNEAFASQSLRVIRKLGIDINKVNVNGGAIALGHPLGCTGTKLTLSLIHEMKRRNEQFGVVTMCIGGGMGAAGVFELL from the coding sequence GTGAAGGATGCAGTAATTGTAGCAGGGGCCAGAACACCTGTGGGCCGTGCAAAAAAAGGAACACTTGCCCATACGCGCCCGGATGATCTGGCCGCCTTAACGATTAGAGAAACATTAAATAGAGCAGGAAATTATGATGGACCAATCGATGATCTCATTATTGGCTGTGCCATGCCTGAAGCCGAACAAGGAATGAATATGGCACGCAATATAGCTGGGCTAGCTGGCTTGCCGCATCAAGTGCCGGCAGTTACAATCAACCGCTACTGTTCATCCGGACTACAGAGTATCGCTTATGCAGCCGAAAAGATTATGCTTGGGCATAGTGAGACAGCACTTGCAGGCGGAGCTGAGTCAATGAGCTTAATTCCCATGGGCGGCCACGTTATCAAACCCAATATTCAACTTGTCGAGCAAGCACCTGAATATTATATGTCAATGGGGCACACAGCTGAGGAAGTTGCGAATCGTTTTCATATTTCTCGTGAAGATCAGGATGCTTTTGCTGTCCAAAGTCATGAACGTGCAGCTAAAGCCTTGAAAGAAGGAAAGTTTGAGGATGAAATTGTTCCAGTTGAAGTAAGGAACAGAGTTCTAGGTGCTGACAATAAACTTGCAGAACATACGACGACTTTTTCCATGGATGAAGGGGTGCGAGAGGGAACGACAGCAGAAGTTTTAGCTAAGTTAAAACCAGCCTTCTCTGTAACGGGTTCTGTGACAGCAGGAAATTCATCACAAATGAGTGATGGGGCAGCATCTGTCCTCGTGATGGATCGTGAAAAGGCTCAAGCTGAGGGTTTGACACCATTGGTAAAGTTCCGTTCTTTCGCCGTAGCAGGAGTGGAACCCGAAATCATGGGTGTAGGTCCTATTGAGGCTGTTCCTAAGGCTCTGAAATTAGCTGGACTTGAGCTTTCTGACATTGGTTTGTTTGAACTAAATGAAGCTTTTGCTTCTCAATCTTTACGAGTGATTCGCAAGCTTGGTATAGACATAAATAAGGTCAATGTAAATGGTGGAGCGATTGCATTAGGTCATCCGCTTGGCTGTACAGGGACAAAGCTTACATTAAGTTTAATTCATGAAATGAAAAGAAGAAACGAGCAATTTGGAGTTGTCACCATGTGTATTGGCGGTGGAATGGGAGCTGCAGGAGTATTTGAGCTATTATAA
- a CDS encoding acyl-CoA dehydrogenase family protein, with protein MSETKEIIKGGGFLVEDLSADDVITPEDFTDEHHMIAKTTEDFVLGEVVPKIEKLENQEFEHSVALLKKAGELGLLGADVPEEYGGLQLDKISSSLITEKISRVGGFSVTHGAHVGIGSLPIVFFGNEDQKQKYLPQLATGEKLAAYALTEPGSGSDALGAKTKATLNEAGTHYVLNGEKQWITNSAFADVFVVYAKVDGEKFTAFIVERDYKGVSTGPEEKKMGIKSSSTRTLVLEDVEVPVENVLGEIGKGHVIAFNILNVGRYKLAIGGVGGAKKAIEVAVKYASERKQFKTPISSFPLIQEKLASVAVNTYANESSVYRTVGLFEQSMGKLTKEELKDGAAVAKVIAEYAIECSLNKVFATELLDFAADEAVQIHGGYGFMQEYEVERMYRDSRINRIFEGTNEINRMIVPGTLLKKAMKGELPLLQKAQALQEEIMTMMPEEPGDEALEKERYILKNAKKIALLAAGLAAQKYGEKLENEQEILVNIADITGEIYNIESAILRTEKAIQKQGEDKNKQKLLYTQVYVQEAFNRIEGHAKETLIAAESGDSLRMMLGALRKLTRHTPTNVIAKKREIASSLIKEQKYVV; from the coding sequence ATGAGTGAAACGAAGGAAATAATCAAAGGCGGCGGTTTTCTAGTAGAGGATTTATCAGCGGATGATGTAATTACACCTGAGGATTTTACTGATGAGCATCATATGATTGCGAAGACGACAGAGGATTTCGTTTTAGGTGAAGTAGTTCCAAAGATTGAAAAGCTAGAAAATCAAGAGTTTGAACACTCTGTAGCATTGCTGAAAAAAGCTGGTGAGCTTGGCTTACTAGGTGCTGATGTGCCAGAAGAATATGGCGGCCTGCAATTAGATAAGATCAGTTCCTCTCTCATTACAGAAAAAATCTCTAGGGTTGGCGGCTTTTCTGTCACACATGGAGCTCATGTTGGAATTGGTTCACTTCCTATCGTGTTTTTCGGGAACGAAGACCAGAAACAAAAGTATTTGCCCCAATTAGCTACAGGAGAGAAATTGGCTGCCTATGCTCTTACTGAACCTGGATCAGGATCTGATGCCTTAGGTGCGAAGACAAAAGCAACGCTTAATGAAGCGGGTACACATTATGTCTTAAATGGTGAGAAACAGTGGATTACGAATTCTGCCTTTGCTGATGTGTTCGTTGTTTACGCAAAAGTTGATGGAGAAAAGTTTACCGCATTTATAGTTGAACGTGATTATAAAGGGGTTTCTACAGGACCTGAAGAGAAGAAGATGGGGATCAAGAGTTCCTCAACACGTACATTAGTGCTTGAAGATGTCGAAGTTCCTGTTGAGAATGTACTTGGTGAAATCGGAAAAGGACATGTGATCGCATTTAATATTCTTAACGTGGGTCGCTATAAGCTGGCTATAGGCGGTGTTGGCGGAGCGAAAAAAGCCATCGAAGTAGCCGTGAAATACGCTAGCGAACGAAAACAGTTTAAAACACCGATCTCAAGTTTTCCGTTAATTCAAGAAAAGCTGGCATCTGTAGCGGTGAACACCTATGCTAACGAAAGTTCCGTCTACCGTACGGTCGGGTTGTTTGAACAAAGCATGGGTAAATTAACTAAGGAAGAATTAAAAGATGGGGCCGCAGTGGCAAAGGTGATTGCAGAATATGCTATTGAATGTTCCTTAAATAAGGTGTTTGCTACTGAATTGTTGGATTTTGCTGCTGATGAAGCCGTTCAAATTCACGGCGGATATGGGTTTATGCAAGAGTACGAAGTTGAGCGCATGTATCGCGATTCACGGATTAATCGTATTTTTGAAGGGACAAATGAAATTAACCGAATGATTGTTCCAGGCACATTGCTTAAGAAAGCCATGAAAGGTGAACTGCCGCTGTTACAAAAAGCCCAGGCGCTACAAGAGGAAATCATGACAATGATGCCTGAGGAGCCAGGCGATGAAGCCCTTGAAAAAGAAAGGTATATCCTGAAAAATGCCAAGAAAATTGCCTTGTTAGCAGCTGGACTTGCCGCACAGAAATACGGTGAAAAACTAGAGAATGAACAAGAAATACTCGTGAATATCGCGGACATTACCGGCGAGATTTATAACATCGAATCTGCCATCTTACGGACAGAGAAAGCCATTCAAAAACAGGGAGAAGATAAAAACAAACAAAAGCTTCTTTACACACAAGTTTATGTACAGGAGGCCTTCAACCGAATTGAAGGCCACGCGAAAGAAACATTAATTGCTGCCGAGTCTGGTGATTCGTTACGCATGATGCTTGGTGCTTTACGTAAACTAACACGCCATACACCTACGAATGTGATTGCTAAAAAGCGTGAAATTGCTAGTTCATTAATTAAAGAACAAAAGTATGTGGTTTAA
- a CDS encoding arsenate reductase family protein — translation MSLTFYWYPNCGTCKKAKKWLDDQGLNYETVHIVDQTPSEDELQELINHSEIPARKFFNTSGKKYREHNMKDKLKNASEKEMIQYLASDGMLIKRPIVTDGKKVTIGFKEEQFTATWVQ, via the coding sequence ATGTCATTAACCTTCTATTGGTATCCTAATTGTGGAACATGCAAGAAAGCTAAAAAATGGTTGGACGATCAAGGGTTAAATTATGAAACAGTACATATCGTTGATCAAACACCAAGTGAAGACGAGCTTCAAGAACTTATTAATCATAGTGAAATCCCAGCCCGTAAGTTTTTTAATACAAGCGGGAAGAAGTATCGCGAACATAATATGAAAGATAAGTTAAAGAATGCATCAGAAAAAGAAATGATTCAGTATCTTGCTTCTGATGGTATGTTAATTAAACGGCCGATTGTAACAGACGGAAAGAAAGTGACCATTGGATTTAAAGAAGAGCAGTTCACTGCCACATGGGTCCAGTGA
- the gcvH gene encoding glycine cleavage system protein GcvH, with amino-acid sequence MSLPKDLRYSEEHEWVKEEDSKVRIGITDFAQSELGDIVFVELPEVGDDIEADEPFGSVESVKTVSELYAPLSGKVVEINEELEDSPEFVNESPYDKAWMIVVEPNDSSEMDELMSPEQYEEMINED; translated from the coding sequence ATGAGTTTACCTAAAGATTTACGTTATTCTGAAGAGCATGAATGGGTGAAAGAGGAAGACAGCAAAGTTCGTATTGGAATTACCGACTTCGCACAATCTGAACTTGGGGATATTGTCTTCGTAGAACTTCCAGAAGTAGGCGACGATATTGAAGCAGATGAGCCATTCGGCAGTGTTGAATCTGTTAAGACAGTGTCAGAGTTATATGCGCCGCTAAGTGGAAAAGTGGTAGAAATTAATGAGGAGCTTGAAGACAGTCCGGAATTCGTTAACGAATCCCCATATGATAAAGCGTGGATGATCGTTGTTGAACCAAATGATTCATCTGAAATGGACGAGCTAATGTCTCCTGAACAGTATGAAGAAATGATTAACGAAGACTAG
- a CDS encoding toprim domain-containing protein, whose protein sequence is MNEERIVIVEGITDKKKLNKVLKDPVEIICTHGTLGVERMEELILDNNLDHRPVFILVDEDDSGYKLRKQLTEELPHALHIYIDKAFREVAATPEPELARALLSRHFNVKPIYLI, encoded by the coding sequence TTGAATGAAGAAAGAATTGTGATCGTTGAAGGGATTACTGATAAAAAGAAGCTGAACAAAGTCTTGAAAGACCCTGTTGAGATTATATGTACACACGGGACGTTAGGTGTTGAGCGAATGGAGGAGTTAATCCTCGATAACAACCTTGATCATCGTCCTGTATTTATCTTGGTTGACGAAGACGATTCTGGCTATAAACTTCGAAAGCAGCTAACAGAGGAACTCCCTCATGCGCTCCATATTTATATTGATAAAGCTTTTAGAGAAGTTGCAGCCACACCAGAGCCCGAATTGGCTCGTGCTCTGCTTAGCCGGCATTTTAACGTTAAGCCGATTTACTTAATTTAG
- a CDS encoding thioredoxin family protein, translated as MLSLERLNVAKQLCEQKQALTFIHSPFCGTCHVARKMLDTIEDLYQTELFYELNASLNPDLMQDYKIESVPCLLIMKSGYVIEKVYAFHSVPNMLDKVSEYVER; from the coding sequence TTGCTTTCTTTAGAACGATTAAATGTAGCTAAACAACTCTGCGAGCAAAAGCAAGCACTTACATTTATTCACAGCCCTTTTTGTGGAACCTGTCACGTTGCCAGGAAAATGTTAGACACAATTGAAGACTTGTACCAGACAGAGCTTTTTTATGAATTAAACGCCTCTTTGAATCCAGACCTGATGCAGGACTATAAGATCGAAAGTGTTCCTTGTCTGCTAATAATGAAGAGCGGGTATGTGATAGAAAAAGTGTATGCCTTTCACTCTGTGCCAAATATGCTTGACAAAGTATCAGAATATGTAGAAAGATAG
- a CDS encoding TlpA family protein disulfide reductase yields MKKAIDFQLPYIDSNETYQLSNDLGKVIVLTFWVSWCPDCGVDLPRKEQLFQSINHEKVQMVTINVQGRERNIEDGEIFAEKFLAQPTLVDNHRKVYDAYNCAGVPTTIIINKDGYITHQFGDKASLLTIVEAIGTLI; encoded by the coding sequence TTGAAAAAAGCTATAGACTTTCAGTTACCATATATAGATTCTAATGAAACGTACCAATTAAGTAATGACCTTGGCAAAGTAATCGTATTAACATTTTGGGTCTCTTGGTGTCCAGACTGTGGGGTCGATTTACCAAGAAAAGAACAGCTCTTTCAATCAATAAATCATGAAAAAGTACAAATGGTAACAATTAATGTACAGGGACGTGAGAGAAATATTGAAGATGGTGAAATTTTCGCTGAAAAGTTCCTCGCCCAGCCAACCCTAGTAGACAATCATCGTAAAGTGTACGATGCGTACAATTGTGCAGGAGTACCAACCACGATCATAATTAATAAAGATGGTTACATCACACATCAGTTTGGTGATAAAGCATCTTTATTAACTATTGTAGAGGCGATTGGTACTTTAATTTAA
- a CDS encoding methionine ABC transporter ATP-binding protein yields the protein MISIKDLSKVFHTKDQDVRAVDKMDLSIEKGEIFGVIGYSGAGKSTFIRLLNRLEEPSDGNVTIDNQDVTKLNKNKLRLARQEMGMIFQHFNLLWSRTVFDNIAFPLEIAGMKKEDRKNRVNELIDLVGLSGRGGSYPSQLSGGQKQRVGIARALANNPKVLLCDEATSALDPETTDSILDLLVDINNKLGLTIVLITHEMHVIRKICHRVAVMEQGQVVESGDVLDVFLYPKQQVTKRFVDQVMGDPDRKHSLELINETYKTGEIIKLHFVGESTNQALISELSRKFDVDINILHGKITQTQKGAYGTLFVQFNGDKGEIDRAIAYIKTTSVQLEVSPNV from the coding sequence TTGATTTCGATAAAGGATTTGTCTAAGGTCTTTCATACGAAAGATCAAGACGTTCGTGCAGTAGATAAAATGGATCTTTCCATTGAAAAAGGGGAGATTTTTGGGGTCATTGGGTATAGTGGCGCAGGTAAAAGTACGTTTATCAGGCTTTTGAATCGTCTTGAAGAGCCGAGCGATGGAAATGTCACTATTGATAATCAAGATGTGACGAAATTGAACAAGAATAAGCTTCGTTTAGCTAGGCAAGAGATGGGCATGATTTTTCAACACTTTAACCTACTATGGTCAAGAACGGTTTTCGATAACATTGCCTTTCCATTAGAAATAGCAGGAATGAAAAAAGAGGACCGTAAAAATCGGGTCAACGAATTGATTGATCTTGTCGGGTTATCTGGAAGAGGAGGCTCTTATCCATCCCAGCTAAGTGGTGGCCAAAAGCAACGTGTAGGGATTGCTCGTGCTTTAGCTAACAATCCGAAAGTGCTGCTGTGTGATGAGGCTACTTCAGCTCTAGATCCGGAAACAACGGATTCTATTTTAGATTTGCTAGTGGATATTAATAATAAATTAGGGCTAACAATTGTACTGATCACTCATGAAATGCACGTAATTCGCAAAATATGTCATCGTGTTGCTGTAATGGAACAAGGGCAAGTCGTCGAGTCGGGCGATGTATTAGACGTATTTTTATATCCGAAACAGCAAGTAACTAAACGTTTTGTTGATCAAGTAATGGGGGACCCTGATCGAAAACACTCACTCGAGCTTATTAATGAAACCTATAAAACAGGTGAGATTATTAAACTTCATTTTGTTGGTGAAAGCACCAATCAGGCGCTGATTAGTGAATTGTCTAGAAAATTTGATGTGGATATTAATATCCTCCATGGAAAAATAACCCAGACGCAAAAAGGAGCATATGGAACGCTGTTTGTCCAATTCAATGGAGACAAAGGAGAAATTGATCGGGCCATTGCTTATATTAAAACCACCTCAGTTCAACTGGAGGTGAGTCCGAATGTTTAA
- a CDS encoding methionine ABC transporter permease: MFNNLFPNVKIEDMITATNETLYMTIISVAGTFILGLILGLLLYLSGPGGIWKNKALNWVTAAVVNVFRAIPFIILILLLFPFTDFLMGTIRGPKAALPALIIGGAPFYARLVEIALKEVDKGVLEAAKSMGAKYSTIIFKVLLPESMPALVSGITVTAIALIGYTAVAGVIGAGGLGDFAYFYGFQRSDFDVVLFCTILIVIIVFIFQFIGDFISRKLDKR, translated from the coding sequence ATGTTTAATAACCTGTTTCCTAACGTGAAGATAGAGGATATGATCACGGCAACGAATGAAACGTTGTACATGACGATTATTTCTGTTGCGGGAACTTTTATTCTCGGGCTAATTCTTGGTTTACTTTTATACTTGTCAGGTCCCGGGGGCATTTGGAAAAATAAAGCCCTAAATTGGGTCACTGCAGCAGTAGTAAACGTTTTTAGGGCTATTCCGTTTATTATCTTAATCCTGCTATTATTTCCTTTTACTGACTTTCTTATGGGAACGATTCGCGGTCCAAAAGCGGCATTGCCTGCGCTGATTATAGGTGGTGCACCATTCTACGCGAGACTGGTGGAGATTGCATTGAAAGAAGTGGATAAAGGTGTACTTGAGGCTGCTAAATCGATGGGGGCTAAGTATTCCACGATTATCTTTAAAGTTCTGCTTCCAGAGTCGATGCCAGCACTTGTTTCAGGTATTACAGTTACAGCCATAGCTTTAATTGGTTATACAGCAGTGGCTGGCGTGATCGGAGCCGGTGGACTAGGCGACTTTGCTTATTTCTACGGTTTTCAGCGTAGTGACTTTGATGTGGTGTTATTCTGTACAATATTAATTGTAATCATTGTATTCATTTTCCAATTCATCGGCGATTTTATATCCCGTAAGTTGGATAAAAGATAG
- a CDS encoding MetQ/NlpA family ABC transporter substrate-binding protein has protein sequence MKKLWTSILAVLFILVLAACGSSEEENSSGDNSEGGEGQTEITVGATSVPHSEILEQAKPILEEKGITLKIEEYQDYILPNKDLAAGVLDANYFQHIPYLNAQEEQHGYDFANLGGIHIEPMGIYSKNISSLDEIQEGTTVIMSRSVADHGRILSLLEKEGLIKLDESVDKVEATVDDIVENPKNLKFDTGIDAAFLPETYKRSEDALVAINTNYAIQAGLNPTEDALILEDSESPYVNVIAAKSEDKDSKALNTLVEVLHSEEIQTFIMEEYEGAVVPVDGSAE, from the coding sequence TTGAAAAAATTATGGACTAGTATTTTGGCGGTATTATTTATTTTAGTTCTAGCAGCATGTGGTTCTTCTGAAGAGGAGAATTCATCTGGTGACAACAGCGAGGGTGGAGAAGGGCAAACAGAAATTACTGTAGGGGCCACAAGTGTGCCGCACTCTGAAATTCTGGAGCAGGCAAAGCCGATCCTTGAAGAAAAAGGAATCACTCTAAAGATTGAAGAATATCAAGACTATATTTTACCGAACAAGGATTTAGCAGCAGGGGTTCTTGATGCTAACTACTTCCAGCATATCCCTTACTTGAATGCCCAGGAAGAGCAACATGGATATGATTTTGCAAACCTTGGTGGCATTCATATTGAGCCTATGGGTATCTATTCCAAGAATATTTCTAGTTTAGATGAGATTCAAGAAGGAACAACGGTCATTATGAGTCGGTCTGTTGCCGATCACGGTCGTATTCTTTCCTTACTTGAAAAAGAGGGATTAATCAAGTTGGACGAAAGTGTCGATAAAGTAGAGGCGACTGTTGATGATATTGTAGAAAACCCTAAAAATTTGAAATTCGATACAGGAATAGATGCAGCTTTTCTTCCGGAAACGTATAAGCGTTCAGAAGATGCACTTGTAGCTATTAACACGAATTACGCTATTCAGGCGGGGTTAAACCCGACTGAGGATGCTCTTATATTGGAGGACTCTGAGTCTCCATATGTAAATGTAATTGCAGCAAAGAGTGAAGATAAAGATTCTAAAGCATTAAATACTCTAGTAGAAGTGCTCCATTCTGAAGAAATTCAGACCTTTATTATGGAAGAATATGAAGGTGCAGTTGTTCCTGTAGACGGTTCTGCAGAATAA
- a CDS encoding carboxymuconolactone decarboxylase family protein, whose product MEQEVNWTTAFLQEYKHGIGIFADKMPEVAHHFNEFSESCFKEGELSKKQKQLMALGISIVAQDEYCMVYHTKGCVDQGASEQEVMEACGVAAAFGGGAALSQAVTLVQDAYTDLSKTKH is encoded by the coding sequence ATGGAACAAGAAGTAAATTGGACAACAGCTTTTTTACAAGAGTATAAGCATGGAATAGGAATCTTTGCCGATAAAATGCCGGAAGTTGCTCATCATTTTAATGAGTTTTCGGAAAGCTGCTTTAAAGAAGGAGAACTTTCTAAAAAGCAAAAACAGTTAATGGCTTTAGGGATAAGCATTGTTGCACAAGATGAATATTGCATGGTTTACCATACGAAGGGCTGTGTAGATCAGGGAGCAAGTGAACAGGAAGTTATGGAAGCATGTGGTGTAGCCGCAGCGTTTGGGGGCGGTGCTGCACTGAGTCAGGCAGTAACACTTGTACAAGATGCTTACACAGATTTATCAAAAACCAAACACTAG